From Penicillium psychrofluorescens genome assembly, chromosome: 6, one genomic window encodes:
- a CDS encoding uncharacterized protein (ID:PFLUO_009398-T1.cds;~source:funannotate) — protein sequence MAYLLTYRPALMHSLATGGPYINKLLLNAIYLSSSLNSDRRELHDDLNERQSLGRRFYLRFQQLLLPELERSSIASAVALISVGSSLVSNGQQTAGWHYSGLGYRMIIDLGLHISPDRTHISDPLNPSQPQIEFTDVEIEMSRRVFWGAYINDKFQALYFGRPPVLIATGIEPSRSLDDSYEEIELWTPYKDPKDPSPQLLPYVPQPAYTISTFSSFIELADIMADIIEHLYTPNVQFISKETTLREVARMQHDLESWEQRIPKHLLYDPKCDPAPPAHRFNPPMTFHMLHILLNRPFLPEGHLRHFALDENEPRSICSSAAFQIYELAKAYRQAFTLRRAPYMFSYALFSAASIIPFKSCGEQTAASMLPNDIAGFFWTALKELQNGANFGLRKPIMIIRSLFERTGLHLDSITSQLDFLGHQAPLQRPQSAHQNRESMAFENIDDHTLFQDLISGSFDGAIHMGDMVMDEDPHMLYGLFR from the exons ATGGCCTATCTCCTCACCTATCGACCTGCGCTGATGCACAGTCTAGCCACTGGGGGCCCGTACATCAACAAGCTACTGCTCAATGCGATCTATCTATCGTCATCCCTCAACAGTGACCGCAGAGAACTTCATGATGACCTGAATGAACGGCAGTCTCTTGGCCGGAGATTTTATTTGCGTTTCCAACAGCTGCTGCTTCCGGAATTGGAGAGATCCAGCATCGCTAGCGCTGTCGCCCTCATCTCTGTAGGATCAAGTCTGGTCTCAAACGGACAGCAAACGGCTGGGTGGCATTATTCCGGGCTCGGATACCGGATGATCATTGACCTTGGCTTGCATATCAGCCCCGATCGAACACATATCTCAGACCCCCTCAACCCATCACAGCCTCAGATTGAATTTACCGACGTGGAAATCGAGATGAGTCGGAGAGTGTTCTGGGGTGCCTATATCAACGACAAGTTCCAGGCACTCTATTTTGGGAGACCTCCAGTACTCATAGCTACGGGCATCGAACCATCGCGGTCGCTTGACGATTCCTACGAAGAAATAGAATTATGGACGCCATACAAGGACCCCAAAGATCCATCGCCGCAGTTGCTTCCTTATGTTCCACAGCCTGCGTATACAATTTCCACATTCAGCAGCTTTATTGAACTCGCcgacatcatggctgataTCATCGAACATTTATATACGCCAAATGTTCAATTTATATCAAAAGAGACAACTCTGCGAGAAGTAGCAAGAATGCAGCACGACCTTGAGTCATGGGAACAACGCATACCGAAGCATCTCCTATACGATCCGAAGTGTGACCCTGCGCCGCCGGCTCATCGATTTAATCCACC GATGACCTTTCACATGCTTCATATACTCCTCAATCGTCCATTTTTACCGGAAGGTCATCTTCGACACTTTGCACTGGACGAGAATGAGCCACGAAGTATTTGCTCCTCTGCAGCATTCCAAATCTACGAGCTTGCAAAAGCATATCGTCAAGCATTCACGCTCCGACGCGCGCCATACATGTTTTCTTATGCTCTCTTCTCAGCCGCATCTATCATCCCGTTCAAGTCCTGTGGGGAGCAAACAGCGGCAAGCATGCTGCCAAACGACATCGCAGGATTCTTCTGGACTGCactgaaggagctgcagaacggTGCCAACTTTGGTCTCCGTAAGCCCATCATGATTATCCGATCTTTGTTCGAGCGTACTGGTCTCCACTTGGACTCTATCACTAGCCAACTGGATTTCCTCGGACATCAAGCACCTCTACAGCGCCCGCAGTCAGCCCACCAGAATCGCGAGTCGATGGCTTTTGAGAACATTGATGACCACACTCTGTTTCAGGATTTGATATCCGGGTCATTCGATGGGGCAATACATATGGGCGATATGGTCATGGATGAAGATCCACACATGCTTTATGGTCTGTTCCGGTAG
- a CDS encoding uncharacterized protein (ID:PFLUO_009399-T1.cds;~source:funannotate) gives MTAGLLRVWLEPHDSVNEATFKKWRKSAFSEIPGISDVDILTAKDQVEGPNVYRYENAYHLEDIHAIDEALIKSLRASAEGVIKRSDWQVYERISYNKRDDAGERLPGTEFVTVGMSPIETPENLTDYHNWYKQEHMPILRDVPGWRSGSRYRRLASFGDDVEFSSPYLAVHQYNEQNGLGGEQWLKSVNSLWTKRVMSNLAAPNHRRVWKLEA, from the coding sequence ATGACTGCCGGACTGCTCCGAGTTTGGCTCGAACCTCATGATTCCGTCAATGAAGCCACATTTAAAaaatggaggaagagtgcTTTTTCCGAAATTCCTGGTATCTCCGATGTCGATATTTTGACAGCCAAAGACCAAGTTGAGGGTCCCAATGTTTACCGCTATGAGAACGCATACCACCTGGAAGATATCCATGCCATCGACGAAGCACTAATTAAATCACTCCGTGCATCCGCCGAAGGGGTCATCAAAAGAAGCGATTGGCAGGTTTACGAGCGGATCTCCTACAACAAGCGCGATGATGCTGGAGAGCGTTTACCCGGAACGGAGTTTGTGACGGTTGGAATGTCGCCGATCGAGACACCGGAAAACCTCACGGACTATCACAATTGGTACAAGCAGGAGCATATGCCAATCTTAAGAGATGTGCCCGGATGGCGTTCTGGCAGTCGGTACAGACGCCTGGCCTCTTTTGGAGATGATGTGGAGTTTTCTTCGCCATATCTGGCGGTTCACCAATACAACGAACAGAATGGCCTCGGAGGAGAGCAATGGTTGAAATCTGTCAATTCACTGTGGACGAAACGAGTAATGTCAAACTTGGCCGCTCCGAATCATCGGCGCGTCTGGAAATTGGAAGCTTAA
- a CDS encoding uncharacterized protein (ID:PFLUO_009400-T1.cds;~source:funannotate), which translates to MSHRKICRFDELPLRAGDPPHSAWGFWENDQLGSLNYLNDEKVLGAARNEIKTGKRVSLNLPLDKINPPLLGRQPFERKIINKAPRVINDDVITFNTQGSSQWDSFRHFAYQKEAKFYNGVTQDDIHDSANSTTGACSNWDAQGIVGRGVLIDYYSWASENLIEYDPVSNHAIDLDHIKKIISEKNIALQRGDILFLRTGFVSGYSQLDGPGRESVSKAGQFPGIKQSRETAEWLWDHQFAALSSDCPAFECIPPVDHDWMLHPILLSGWGTPIGELFDLEALSDVCKSLGRWSFFLTSSPLNYTGAVATPPNAMAIF; encoded by the exons ATGAGCCACAGAAAGATCTGTCGATTTGATGAACTTCCCCTCAGAGCAGGGGATCCCCCGCACTCTGCCTGGGGTTTCTGGGAGAATGATCAGCTTGGATCACTGAACTATCTCAACGACGAGAAAGTATTGGGAGCAGCGAGGAATGAGATCAAAACCGGGAAGCGCGTGTCCTTGAA CCTACCATTGGACAAAATCAATCCCCCCCTTCTTGGGCGACAGCCGTTTGAGCGCAAAATAATCAATAAAGCGCCGAGGGTTATCAACGACGACGTT ATTACTTTCAACACCCAAGGGAGCTCCCAGTGGGATAGTTTCCGCCATTTTGCCTATCAAAAGGAGGCTAAATTCTACAACGG GGTGACGCAGGATGATATCCACGATTCGGCCAACAGCACGACTGGAGCCTGTTCAAACTGGGATGCACAAGGCATTGTTGGCCGTGGTGTATTGATCGACTACTACTCGTGGGCTAGCGAAAACCTAATCGAGTATGACCCAGTCTCGAATCATGCCATCGACCTGGACCACATCAAGAAAATTATCTCAGAGAAGAACATCGCTTTGCAACGAGGAGATATTCTTTTCCTGCGAACAG GTTTCGTCTCCGGATATTCTCAGTTGGATGGGCCTGGAAGAGAATCTGTGTCCAAGGCGGGCCAATTCCCAGGGATTAAGCAATCTCGCGAAACAGCCGAGTGGCTGTGGGACCATCAATTTGCCGCACTTTCTTCAGATTGTCCAGCATTTGAATGCATTC CGCCAGTAGATCACGACTGGATGCTTCATCCAATTCTTCTTTCGGGATGGGGAACGCCAATCGGTGAACTGTTCGACCTGGAGGCACTCTCAGATGTATGCAAGAGTCTTGGCAGATggtccttcttcctcacATCGTCGCCGCTCAACTATACGGGTGCTGTTGCAACGCCTCCCAATGCCATGGCAATTTTCTAA
- a CDS encoding uncharacterized protein (ID:PFLUO_009401-T1.cds;~source:funannotate) translates to MIDLNGTNAAESARTKQPRQYDIQEKPLGEPRSLRVIAIGAGASGLNLGRQIDKHMSNIDLTIYEKNPEVGGTWYENRYPGCACDIPSHNYQFTWEPNPDWTTFYSQAPEILQYFRDVARKYELYRFIKLSHRVVAAEWDEENGIWKLSIEDLTSGNIFDDWCHFMISASGILNNWRWPDIPGLHSFKGRLVHSAAWDNTVDWKGKKVAVLGCGSSGVQVVPTIQPDVEHLTTFIRTPTWITAGFAQSKAGPGGANFNFSEDQKRQFRDDPDTYLQYRKEVEQELNTRFKFILKDSPEQAEAVRFSINEMKQKLGEDSPLLKHMIPSFAVGCRRPTPGNGYLESLNKENVRVVTDSISEVVPEGIKLSTGEIIAVDIFVCATGFDISFRPRYPVKGMEGITLSEQWKDRPNGYLSLAVPNFPNHFMFLGPGAPIGHGSVIPIVEHATKYMLHMIHKFQTQDIKSVTVTQEAVDDFNEHIDLFMKRTAWSTHCRSWFKNGTIDGPIVALHPGSRIHWFHMLNEPRYEDYVWNRSMCNRFSYLGNGFSTKEGDGKDTASYFDHPDAGYEFVSY, encoded by the exons ATGATCGACTTGAACGGTACCAACGCGGCCGAATCCGCGAGGACCAAGCAGCCCAGACAATATGACATTCAGGAGAAGCCCCTTGGAGAGCCACGAAGCTTGCGAGTGATCGCTATCGGTGCTGGCGCATCGGGATTAAATCTGGGCCGTCAGATTGACAAGCACATGAGCAACATCGACTTGACGATCTATGAGAAAAATCCAGAGGTTGGAGGAACCTGGTACGAAAACAGATATCCAGGCTGTGCTTGTGATATCCCCTCTCACAACTACCAATTCACCTGGGAACCCAATCCGGACTGGACGACCTT TTATTCACAAGCCCCGGAAATTCTTCAATATTTTCGCGACGTTGCCCGAAAGTACGAACTCTATAGGTTCATCAAACTGAGTCACCGCGTTGTCGCTGCCGAGTGGGATGAGGAAAATGGCATATGGAAATTGAGCATCGAGGATCTGACTTCAGGAAATATCTTCGACGATTGGTGCCATTTCATGATCTCTGCATCAGGAATTTTGAA CAACTGGAGGTGGCCAGATATTCCTGGTCTGCACAGTTTCAAGGGCAGATTGGTCCATAGTGCCGCATGGGACAATACTGTGGACtggaaagggaagaaggtCGCAGTCTTGGGATGTGGATCATCCGGAGTCCAGGTCGTTCCAACCATTCAGCCAG ATGTTGAACACCTCACAACCTTTATTCGCACTCCCACTTGGATCACGGCTGGCTTTGCGCAAAGCAAAGCCGGACCAGGCGGAGCAAACTTCAACT TTAGCGAAGATCAGAAACGCCAGTTCAGAGATGACCCAGACACATACCTACAGTACCGCAAGGAGGTTGAGCAGGAGCTGAATACGCGGTTCAAATTT ATCCTCAAGGATAGCCCCGAGCAAGCTGAAGCTGTGCGATTTTCAATCAATGAGATGAAACAAAAGCTCGGCGAAGACTCACCTTTACTCAAACACATGATCCCTTCGTTTGCTGTCGGTTGTCGCAGACCCACTCCCGGAAACGGATACTTGGAGTCGCTGAACAAGGAGAATGTAAGAGTAGTGACCGATAGTATCTCGGAGGTTGTACCAGAAGGAATCAAGCTGTCCACTGGCGAGATTATTGCCGTCGATATCTTTGTCTGTGCCACTGGATTTGACATTTCCTTCCGTCCAAGGTATCCAGTCAAGGGTATGGAAGGTATCACTTTGTCAGAACAGTGGAAAGACCGCCCTAATGGCTATCTCTCACTGGCAGTGCCCAATTTCCCTAACCATTTCA TGTTCCTTGGTCCCGGTGCTCCGATTGGCCATGGATCTGTGATTCCGATTGTTGAACATGCAACAAAATACATGCTTCATATGATCCACAAGTTTCAGACGCAGGATATTAAATCGGTGACAGTCACCCAGGAGGCAGTTGATGATTTCAATGAGCACATTGACTTATTCATGAAGCGGACTGCTTGGAGCACCCATTGTCGATCATGGTTCAAAAATGGCACAATTGATGGACCGATCGTAGCCTTGCATCCTGGTAGTCGGATTCATTGGTTTCACATGCTTAATGAGCCCCGTTACGAGGACTACGTCTGGAATAGATCGATGTGCAACCGGTTTTCTTACTTAGGGAATGGATTTTCGACCAAAGAGGGGGATGGCAAGGATACAGCATCTTATTTTGACCATCCGGATGCCGGATATGAGTTCGTATCATATTGA
- a CDS encoding uncharacterized protein (ID:PFLUO_009402-T1.cds;~source:funannotate), whose product MKQFTRWYQPSDAASITVSPLLASQFDGLSPAYFQICGRDPLRDEGLAYADALHEAGSPLNI is encoded by the exons ATGAAACAGTTTACGCGATGGTACCAACCTAGCGACGCAGCCAGCATAACAGTCTCCCCGCTGCTTGCGTCTCAATTTGATGGTCTTTCTCCAGCATATTTCCAAATCTGCGGCCGTGATCCGCTCAGAGACGAGGGCTTGGCCTATGCGGATGCACTTCATGAGGCAGG GTCACCGCTGAACATCTAG
- a CDS encoding uncharacterized protein (ID:PFLUO_009403-T1.cds;~source:funannotate) translates to MTRAILRGEYVGSALDNDDLEGLGWLSQMQLPDFKTQVQRWLPAESQLLTGLSEDPIRQHQDHTIFVMGFGVWDIWSLVSESYGEATSSKDLLCEQRSWADLKAILTQTVDVAFLPAFTSVVGDDYNDEAKILEHWNQKLREVAAGCGHGTIYVFDTNAFMMDCIRDYQLYAAGIEADSGLGKSQGPGWENMVDPCVESGV, encoded by the exons ATGA CTCGCGCAATACTCAGGGGCGAATATGTCGGCTCAGCCCTGGATAACGACGACCTAGAAGGCTTGGGTTGGTTGTCTCAGATGCAACTCCCCGATTTCAAGACCCAGGTCCAGCGCTGGCTCCCTGCCGAGTCCCAGCTGCTCACCGGATTGTCTGAAGACCCaatccgccagcaccaagatCACACCATCTTCGTCATGGGCTTTGGTGTCTGGGATATCTGGAGCCTCGTCTCAGAAAGCTACGGCGAGGCAACTAGCTCG AAGGATCTGCTGTGTGAGCAACGGAGCTGGGCGGATCTCAAGGCCATTTTGACGCAGACGGTCGACGTAGCTTTCCTGCCCGCGTTCACATCCGTGGTGGGTGATGATTACAATGACGAAGCGAAGATCCTAGAACATTGGAACCAGAAGCTGCGTGAAGTCGCTGCCGGTTGTGGTCATGGTACCATATACGTCTTTGACACTAATGCTTTTATGATGGATTGCATTCGAGACTACCAGCTCTACGCGGCCGGTATCGAGGCAGATAGCGGGTTGGGGAAGAGCCAGGGCCCGGGATGGGAGAATATGGTTGACCCCTGTGTCGAATCCGGAGTGTAG
- a CDS encoding uncharacterized protein (ID:PFLUO_009404-T1.cds;~source:funannotate), with translation MSYDRVLPDPATLRYESAQVHLPRPATSNLLDHKIMNDDVPRANLPVHRHHSDGGPVGGSTYRYAEDSHEVPHAHQPISSIRSIGKIPSPNGSKVGPMTSVKELSIRERSSSSSASSTSPVKQKDNSIQFCLCQPDPKIPRPRNAFILYRQHYQAVVVAHNPGLANPEISKIIGEQWRSLSEEEKSKWKALAEEEKARHQQQYPDYRYQPRRYGRDGSSRNSTSGISHNPSGATTCNRCGGRVMNAPSSPKTPFTPTDGAAYRASSFSRPSTHPNALTMRSSHGREKYPVPKPIKVDPAEARETRPRQWEQNGGRSPDNKRRRVSHQVPFKPSLPSHRDRSPESPHPISPYSARSDMAPPRSMFPILHPPRPYGSVSAQGHPDPSLKLPPLQTTTLAMTPTTPHSQDGPPSVEATVMTISPLNKIKVLAKISPPLVPSFRETNPQSRGPVIAVDGQDPELVQIAVEYLERLLKKEAKYQVRVFEGPEIQAPRPGGPEAGQMGDGTVEYLNTISAWHRISDEVISFVKSASSADSSDGKSTTTDEESTHSGMSPKTIIPKTANMQIHSPAQSSETGSEGSVMSSSTAASHHCAVPISLVPRYQLSTADAFACSIPIADAYAPLDHWQWMASLWRACVGPDITVYIHECTREELDGVGGNPVEIRLQDARTVVLRKVVGTARELEEKALKRVGFEIEDYLTQ, from the exons ATGTCTTACGATCGAGTCCTCCCCGACCCTGCTACTCTGCGCTATGAATCCGCTCAAGTCCATCTGCCTAGACCGGCGACCAGCAATCTCCTCGACCACAAGATCATGAACGACGACGTGCCCAGAGCAAACCTACCCGTACACCGGCACCACAGCGATGGTGGTCCGGTTGGGGGGTCTACTTACAGGTATGCCGAAGATTCTCATGAAGTGCCCCACGCGCACCAACCAATATCCTCTATCAGGAGCATTGGAAAGATCCCCTCGCCAAATGGATCCAAGGTGGGGCCGATGACCAGCGTCAAGGAACTGTCCATTCGCGAGcggtcatcgtcgtcctcggccagcagcaccagTCCCGTCAAGCAGAAAGATAATTCAATTCAATTTTGCCTCTGCCAGCCGGATCCGAAGATTCCTCGGCCTCGTAATG ccTTTATCCTGTATCGTCAGCACTATCAAGCTGTAGTTGTGGCTCACAACCCTGGCCTGGCAAACCCGGAGATCTCCAAGATCATAGGCGAGCAGTGGAGATCATTGtcagaggaggagaagagtaAGTGGAAGGCGCTGGCCGAG gaagaaaaagcccGCCATCAGCAGCAATATCCAGACTACCGGTACCAGCCCCGGCGGTATGGCCGGGATGGGAGCTCTCGAAATTCCACCTCGGGCATCAGTCACAACCCATCGGGTGCGACGACGTGCAACCGATGCGGAGGCCGTGTCATGAATGCACCGTCTTCTCCAAAGACACCCTTTACTCCAACAGACGGCGCTGCATACCGAGCatcgagcttctcaaggccTTCAACACACCCCAACGCACTCACCATGCGCAGCTCTCACGGCCGAGAGAAATATCCAGTTCCAAAGCCAATCAAAGTCGACCCTGCAGAAGCGCGGGAAACACGCCCACGTCAATGGGAGCAGAACGGGGGTCGATCACCGGATAATAAGCGCCGCCGAGTCTCCCACCAGGTCCCCTTCAAGCCCAGTTTGCCATCCCACCGAGACAGAAGCCCTGAGTCACCACATCCCATCTCTCCATATAGTGCCCGTTCGGACATGGCACCACCACGCAGCATGTTTCCCATTCTTCATCCTCCGAGGCCGTATGGGAGTGTATCAGCCCAGGGACATCCCGATCCTAGTCTGAAGCTCCCGCCGCTGCAGACGACCACTCTGGCGATGACACCCACGACACCACACTCACAAGACGGACCGCCTAGCGTTGAAGCTACTGTGATGACGATATCCCCGCTGAACAAAATCAAAGTCCTCGCCAAGATCTCGCCGCCTCTTGTGCCATCCTTCCGCGAGACCAACCCACAAAGCCGAGGTCCCgtcatcgccgtcgatgGACAAGATCCAGAACTGGTCCAGATCGCCGTGGAGTACCTAGAGCGCCTCCTCAAAAAAGAAGCCAAGTATCAGGTTCGCGTCTTCGAGGGACCCGAGATTCAGGCTCCGCGGCCAGGGGGCCCCGAGGCTGGTCAGATGGGAGATGGAACGGTGGAATACCTCAACACCATTTCCGCTTGGCACCGCATCTCTGATGAGGTGATCAGTTTCGTCAAGTCAGCCTCATCTGCGGACTCCTCCGATGGCAAATCCACAACCACAGACGAAGAGTCCACCCATTCGGGCATGTCGCCCAAGACCATCATTCCCAAGACCGCCAACATGCAGATCCACTCACCGGCGCAGTCGAGCGAGACTGGCTCCGAGGGCAGCGTGATGTCCTCGAGTACGGCAGCTAGCCATCACTGCGCCGTTCCAATCTCCCTGGTCCCGAGATACCAGCTCAGCACGGCGGACGCGTTCGCGTGCTCAATTCCAATCGCCGATGCCTACGCGCCGCTCGACCATTGGCAGTGGATGGCATCCCTGTGGCGCGCATGCGTTGGGCCTGATATCACAGTGTACATCCACGAATGCACCCGGGAGGAACTGGATGGTGTCGGCGGGAACCCGGTTGAAATTCGACTGCAGGATGCACGCACGGTCGTGCTGCGGAAGGTGGTTGGTACTGCtcgggagctggaggagaaggcgctgAAGCGGGTTGGATTTGAGATTGAAGATTACCTCACGCAGTGA